AAATGGACTAAAACAAAAGAGACTGACATTTTGAGACATAAAgatgtaaaatatgaaataaattatataaataatttgtAACCAGAAGTTTTCTAAAATGTCTACAGGAAGGAGGGAAGTGTGCTTAATTCAAGAAGGTGCTGTATTTTGTTCTTGAGTCAGTTGcactaaaagaaaaagcagttttccaaaaaacatatatataaaatagctTATAATAGCCTTTGTCTACTGTACTTGGCtatgtattttttgtaaatacaaCATCAATCTCCATTGTTTTGCAGATTACACTCAGCAATATCTCCCTCTGAAATACAAGCCTGGATGTCCTACATCTTAATGAGCCCCACTCTACCAACCATATGAATACATGATACAGATGCCAAAAATCTTTTCATTCCAACCATACGTTTTCACAGTCAAGTGTCTGATGTTGTACAATTATGATTTTGTGAACTCCCCCCAttgcaaaaactgaaatgtttcgTCAGATGACTGCAGTGCACTTTATTTAGGACTAAACCAGAACACAATCTCTTGTCTGCGGCTTGTACAAAATGCTGCTGCTtggcttttaaaaaatacaaggatgttatttaaattttttattaaGAACTTTTAAGGCCATTTGGTCCAAGTTATTCTAGCTTGTtctttttatattcttattatctagctagctagctggaTAGCTAGATAGATAAGTAGTAGATACCTACCtatgtacatatttatgtatttctatagatagatactgtatatagattCATATACATACTGTTTGATTTGTAGATGTATATGGAGATAGATCTTTACTCACACGTGTAGATGGATAGACGGGTGGGTAGGTACCTGCTGATTTacatacgtatgtatgtatgtatttgcaAACGTAGATTGGTAGGTACATACATAAATAGGCAGATTGTTTGACTTTTATTGCTGCCTTCTAAAGTATACTTTCCAATAAGAAATtccattattttcattattattgttattatttttatcaccacaaacacagcaaaacaacaccTAACCCTAGTTCAAATAGCCTTTGTAAGGCTGCTGtactgtgctgtttgtttttgaaaaccCTCCACTAGCAGTGGCTTAAAAGGCCAATAATAAAAGTGTAGAAGTGTACACAGTGTCTCTGTTGCACCCAAGTGCAAACAGTGCTGGACTCTGTAACTTCAACAAAGCTCCCTGAAGGCATCACAGTGTTCAGTGCTTTAAGAACTGTGACATTAAACACCTCATTGTGTTTGAACCACTTTCCTGGATTGAGTCTTTGCAGTGACATGACTCATTAGCCATCACATtccacacagcagcaacagtggtGCGTCTGGTTTTAAggggtggagcagcagcagcagttcagtcCTGCTTGTGGCTCACACCACAGGTGTGAACTGCAAGATGTCACTTCTTCctattttgtcatttaatgtttaaaaagtgtcataAAGCCTAGACTGTGTGATAGCTGATGGCACAGAGCAGCACCAGCTTCTCACGGGACAAACTTCTACCACCTGGAGCGCAACGCTGGCTGCAGCAAATGATGTCCTTACTGAAGATATTGTTGGACATCAGCTGATCAGTCTCCTCCTGATTGATGGACTGCAGTTAATTTGGAGTACAAAGGCTTTGTTGATCTTCTTGAGgctttgttgttcttcttgAGCTGACCATCGATCATGGTTGGGACAGGAGCTGCCGATCTGGCTCCTTCGGTTGCTGTGAAGGTCTTCTCAGCTGGAACAGCTGCCTGTGTGGCCGACTTGGTCACTTTCCCCCTGGACACAGCCAAAGTCAGACTGcaggtcattcattcattcattcattcattcattcatttatttatttatttatttatttatttattaatattatcgtattttaatttaaacttcAGGAAACAATATTTAATACGGCTTGAAACCTTGAACCTATTAATCAGGTcctctttatttaaaatgtccagATACTAAAAACGTTACAAAAAATGATGTAAGAGTCGTGAATGTAATCCTTCCtgtctgtatttaaaataaagttaaatgaaGAGAAGGAAATCATAATTTAAGAGGGTTGTAGTAAtagagttgttttgtttttttaaagcctcaaaTAATTAAggattatattttaaattaaagaaaagtaTTGTGTGCTGTTATGTTTTTCTtggattttgattttgtggttatTTCAATTCTTGGTTATTTGATTAGATTGCACTTTAGCCTATTCCCTTTTTAGGTAATTGGTTTGATTTTCAGAAACCTGGATACCAAATTACAAATGCAATATCATTGGTAATTGGTTTGACACCAAATTTCTCACTTGTACAACAAGATTTCTTTGGGCCATAATAATGgtgttttgtcacatttttcttAATCCAATaattgtgtgtcttttattttggatATTGCACTTTTTTCAATTgcaattttgattattttgcaaTACATTTGCAGCTGCAGTGAAAACTAAATATATGAAAACTTTTTACTCAGACTTATAAAAACACACCCCTAgatgtgaaatattgtcacgTCCAAAGCAAATCCCGTAAAGCACATGAATATGTGACATAATTCACTTGAAAACCCAAACTTACTCAATCCAGACTCATGTCGTCACAGCTTCCAGTAAAAACAATGCTGCTCAGATGAAATGAGTCAATGTTATTTCAAATTGGATATGAGTAGCACTCAATTCCCCCAGTCGACAGCTGGGGACGTTTTATGTTGGAACTGTGAGTTGataaatttgttttatgtttactgCAGATTCAAGGTGAAGCCATGCCGTTAGTGTTGGGCCAGAAAGCAAAATTCAGAGGTGTGTTTGGCACCATCTTCACCATGGTGACGACCGAAGGCCCACGGAGTCTGTACAGTGGCCTTGTGGCAGGACTGCACAGACAAATGAGCTTTGCCTCGGTCCGTATTGGCCTGTACGACACAGTAAAGCAGTTGTACAGCAGAGGCTCAGACAGTAAGTTGAGAAGAAGTTAAGTCCATGTCTGCCATTTTCTTCCACTATTTTCCAACAGCAGATGTcaagatgtttatttttaactatttaaatgtccagtgtctaagaaacagtgacatctaatgTGAGATTGCAGATTGCAGCACAGGACTCCTCTCATTGACACCTCTCTTCCttaaaaatgtcagagaacTATGGTTGTCCTTACATACCAGAAAGAatattgttcttctttgttcACATCATATTCTCCTTGTCCTGTGAGGCTgctgttttaaaactgttaCTGCAGTCCCAATTATAAAAACACTGTCCAAGTGTGGTCTCTGGAACACGCAATAAGATGCTACTGAAACCCGGCTACTGAAGGAACATGTTGGCACAAGATGGCCGCCTCAATAAGATAGAAGAAACACATTAAAGGCTTAATTTAAGGCTATGAAAACtatgatatttatattaaactAAACATACAGTACTACAAGTGTAATATGTTGTGTAGTTAGATAGTTAAATTCTTCAAGTGAACCatccaaaataataatgataatacacaTTGGACATTTTCATCTGTTAATTTTCCATGTCCgttaatcttttttcttttcatccaaAAACAGCAAATTGTATTACAACTAAAGGACAATTAAAtactgtttgtttaattttctgtaATATTACTGTAAACATAACATTACAGTCAACAACATAAgttaaatatttgttgttttaaaactgcagttAACTGCagaacaaattaaacaaattacgGAATACGTAAATAGGACACTACTGAAACCTGGCTACTAAAGAAATGTGTAATACATGTTATGTTGTAAATTAATCAAATACATatattttggtgtcttttttttggccaaaaaaaggGGGTTTGGTGTATTTCACGACATACAATCCTCCACCAACAATGGCCATTGTTGTATATTGAGTTTAATGTAGTAAACAGTAAACGTTActaaaatgttatattatactGAAACCCCACTTTATAGTTCAATATGTAATGAAATAACTAGCAAACCAGACAAGTTGGTGCATAGAAAGGCTGATATTTAAAAGCTGCGTGCTACAAACTCATTTTGAAGGCAATAGCTCCAGGATGTAGGACACAGGTCAGATTCCTTCCAGaaatgacagatgtgtgtgtttatgtaagaGCCAGTACCTGGAGGTGTCCGTCCTTGCCTGCTTCACTCTGCCAGTAAACCAGTTAAACCAGCTACTCCAATGTTCCCCTGCAGTCTCACAATCAGATAGAGGTTTCTGCCCCATGTGAGATAAAGAAGTAATCATCTGTCAACTGTTTTCTACTTCTACTGTATATACgcacaaagaaataaatagatgtgTACATACAAAGGTAGAAACCTGTTAGGTAGGTAGATTGATATACAGTAGATAAATAGACGCATATATAGACATgttacacacactgacatttaggTGATGGCATATGTTTATTGATCGATTTGTTCGGATAGATGTGTAGACACGTGTGTAGATTTATATCTACATACAACGTAGCTGGATAAACATGTAACCGTACATACATAGATGATGAATCAATGGTTAGGTAGGTAGATACGTAGATGAATATGTTTGTACGTATATATATTTGGATATGTAGATATATGCTTACATAAGTAGCTAAATATGTAGATGTACCcgtagataggtagatagatacaCATATGGGTGGGTGGGTAATAGGTTGGGTAGGTACCTATCTATGGACTTATTTATGAACCAATGTATCTCCCTACGCACTACGTATGCACTTATAGTTATAGATaggaagatagatagatagatagatagatagatagatagatagatagatagatagatagatagggtATTGTAGAGTGTATTCTGATAGTTTGTAAAGGAGGGAACGTGTCACTTGACACGTGTGGCTTGTGTGACAGACGTAGGAATCGGGATCCGGCTGCTGGCCGGCTGCACCACTGGGGGGATGGCGGTGGCCTTTGCTCAGCCCACAGACGTGGTCAAAGTCAGGTTCCAGGCTCAGGTGCGGCTGCCAGAGAGTGGTTCTGTGAAGAGGTACAACAGCACCATGGACGCCTACAAGACCATCGCCAGGGATGAAGGCATCAGAGGACTCTGGAAAGGTAATTTTTGCTTTTTAGTTATTCATTAGAACTTCACTTGTATTTGATATGTCTGTTGTCATTGGTGTCAGTATATTACAAAGTGGGCCTACAGGGCCACAACCTACGtatctttactttactttgttatttatattactccactacatttcctctaactgtctttgttactcattactaccaaataaaatcggAATAAGAGttgttattatggtctgtatttagatagagtttttctagtcttgatgagctgctttatacTGCAGTTATACTACCAGAAGTTCACAGACGTGACGTCTTTGAGGTTTCTGACACGCTGCCTGTCAAATTGCAACTCCGGAGGTTTCAAAGTGGGAGCTTGTTATGCTACAGATAGAGTATGTCCATGGTCTGACAATGTTAATGTGAAAGAGGCATGAGGgttacacaacacaaaactgTCACAAGGCGGAGTTGCACTGTGGGAAAACAATACACGTTCCTCTCAATccaatataattattttaatgtctgGCTAAACCATGTTGTAAAATGGAAAACTGATTAACCTTTTGTTTTAAGGGTGTCTGCCAAATATAACTCGGAACGCTATCGTAAACTGCTCTGAGCTGGTGAcctatgacatcatcaaagaGTTCATCCTGAAGTACAACCTGATGACAGGTGAGTTCAACCTCACAGAAAACCTCATTATGCATTTCAGATGATGATATTGTGTTGTTACTGTTTGTGTACCATGTTTATGTGTCTCTGGGCCtaaagcaaacatttgtttttcctcagacaaCATGCCGTGTCACTTCACTGCTGGCTTCGCGGCCGGTTTCTGCACCACCATTGTAGCGTCTCCGGTGGATGTGGTGAAAACGCGATTCATGAACTCGGTGCCTGGACAGTACAGCGGTGCCTTGAACTGTGCCCTCACCATGTTCATTAAAGAGGGGCCCACAGCTTTCTATAAGGGGTATGTCGTAAATCACTGTTTCCTAAACTTTCCATAAGGACCCACTTCTTAAAGACAATATCACACAATATCAATCATAACGAGCAAATTTGCACATGATGTAGCCACTAATTTATAGCCAGGTCTGTAACACCTAATGTTGCTTTGAATTAGTTATTAAATAATTTCCAACAGATGTTtggaaaatgatttaaaactttattttcatgtcatgtcataattacggtaatgcagaGATACTCCGGTTTGTTTATgctgccattttggcaggaaaagtTTCTGGAAAAAATGAATGGCACCAGTGTCAGTTTCAAACTTTAAAAGTTATCTGTGCACTTTAAAGCCACAGAGATCaagttttagatgtttccctgctccaacacacctgattcaacaGATCACCGAGCTCTGCAAAAACCTGACAGTGACCCAGTCatgtgaatcaggtgtgtttgagctggggaaacatctaaaacctTATAGGGCAGGAACTGGATTGTGATTTACAACCTATAAATGCAATGTTTTAACTATAAAGAagactgtaaaaaatgtttacagTCTGTACTTAGTGAAGCATGTATGTGAAATTTAAGGTTTGGCAATAGCTCTGGATTATGTTTTCTTATATCCAATATCCAATCTAGTGATTTTGATCAGGATTAGGCCAAAATTGATGTTACGAAggtcctggaatgactggaGAGATGCATGCACCCCCTTGTGGAACTTCCTAGTAAATCATTAGGACTATATGTCGGCGACTTAGACAGCATTTTTAAGTCACATATCAACAATTTTCACCATTCACGATTGTGCCAATAATGGAAATTCACTACAttcaacctttaaaaaaaaaaagaagtttactttagtttattgtttattcaacCGGTACAACGAACAATTTTAATTATTGATCCAGTTTGCTAGTTGATTAGCTAATAGCTAATTTGCACCTGCAGTCCCTCggcaagcaaacaaacaacaatcgAGACAGAATAAGAACATAGTACATGATAGTACATAAGAAAACTAATAGACAAGCAGACACTTCAGACAACTAAACTCGAGTCGCAGTTGTCGCGAACTGTCCAAGCTGCCTTTACGTGGCATGTGACATCTCCTGTGTCAGGGATGGCTGGTCATCGGTCccaattcatttttaaaatggcatattTTGGTGGGTTTTAAaagacacaatacttattatgacctttttgaatcttgctcctggcaaatactccatattataaaacactaacactaaaactaataagaacaatgcaatcagagatggcaggcTTCaggcaacaagcctctgtcggcctatatgtgaaagaaaaaaaaaaagaaagccttcacattcaaatttaacatgcaaaatctagTGCCTTACTACATTGccttttctaaataaaactggaAATTACgaattttcaaaacaaaaagtggAAACTAAAACTGTCTTTGAGAATCAATGTCATAAGTAAGAAGgaaaagatgaatgaaaaatCCTTGACtcttttgattattatttttttagatttgtgCCAGCGTTTCTTCGTCTGGGATCCTGGAacattgtgatgtttgtgagCTTCGAGCAGATCAAGAGAGCCGCAGTGAGATTTCAACAGTCCTTATAGTCTTCATCTTATCCCCTCTGACAGCTGGTATGAAGAAGCAGGCAGGTTGACGGTGGTGACGGCTGCTGGTCTGGACTTGTTTCTCCTCAGGGAAAAGGGAAGACTGCCCATCTTATCTGAGCGGTCACACTGAAGAATCACAGCAGGGATTCATCATCTTGAACTTTCTGTGACTTGAAAATTAGAAATGCTGACAATGTTCTCTTTTCATagaaaacatttcacatctcaggaggaaaattaaattaaagaaatgGCTAAATTTAGTTGTAGCTGCTTCCATTTTAGAATCCTCTAATAACCGTGAGCATAATGTGAATCAAATGATCTGAGCGACACCTGTTTTGCTCTCTGTCTATAGCCTTGTAAGTATTATTATAAGTTTATAGTGTGATCAGGAGGCTTTAATTGATCCCAAAGAAGAGACAAATGTCCTATACTGCAATGAAACATGTAAACGTCATAAAAAGGGTCAAAAATCCATTTAGCTCATAAAATTTCACAAAGCCAGATTCGAAAATGGCCAACCGTGTCATGCACAACTTCCACTGCCAGGACAGCAAGCTAAAAGCTACGCTAACTGGCTAACCTGTTCACAGAACACGGAGCCATATAAAATACCTCGACTCAAACAAAATTAAGTATACCCCATATTCCACTTGTcacaaaacctgtttttatacCCAATTTAACCTCTTTTTTTGACAGCACATTTCGGCTGGAGCTGCCATTCTCTTACTCTTGgcttgtttggtaagtttttgtcagaatttcaaacactaaaCTTGTGCGAAAACACATTTGAGCTTCCTGACTTAAGCCATGGAGGATGAATGACTTCAGTGTGCTCCGCTgtaaaaacactacattttgtctatggattttggtgtgggagagcgagtggtttacaCACTTTTCTTTCCAATAAAAGGTTGCAGGAGTAAATCAGTATAATGTGGTGTGGTGTTGGTGAGGATaacagttaattaattaattaattaatacaataggaatgttttaaatgctaaaaatatgagatgtttctgtgtggatagaATTAACTAatagagtaataataataataataataataggtttT
This Solea senegalensis isolate Sse05_10M linkage group LG8, IFAPA_SoseM_1, whole genome shotgun sequence DNA region includes the following protein-coding sequences:
- the LOC122773009 gene encoding mitochondrial uncoupling protein 2-like isoform X1, giving the protein MVGTGAADLAPSVAVKVFSAGTAACVADLVTFPLDTAKVRLQIQGEAMPLVLGQKAKFRGVFGTIFTMVTTEGPRSLYSGLVAGLHRQMSFASVRIGLYDTVKQLYSRGSDNVGIGIRLLAGCTTGGMAVAFAQPTDVVKVRFQAQVRLPESGSVKRYNSTMDAYKTIARDEGIRGLWKGCLPNITRNAIVNCSELVTYDIIKEFILKYNLMTDNMPCHFTAGFAAGFCTTIVASPVDVVKTRFMNSVPGQYSGALNCALTMFIKEGPTAFYKGFVPAFLRLGSWNIVMFVSFEQIKRAAVRFQQSL
- the LOC122773009 gene encoding mitochondrial uncoupling protein 2-like isoform X2; this encodes MERLQITTNGGLLFPPLPFPMCELRWPTFTRKIQGEAMPLVLGQKAKFRGVFGTIFTMVTTEGPRSLYSGLVAGLHRQMSFASVRIGLYDTVKQLYSRGSDNVGIGIRLLAGCTTGGMAVAFAQPTDVVKVRFQAQVRLPESGSVKRYNSTMDAYKTIARDEGIRGLWKGCLPNITRNAIVNCSELVTYDIIKEFILKYNLMTDNMPCHFTAGFAAGFCTTIVASPVDVVKTRFMNSVPGQYSGALNCALTMFIKEGPTAFYKGFVPAFLRLGSWNIVMFVSFEQIKRAAVRFQQSL